A region of Haliotis asinina isolate JCU_RB_2024 chromosome 9, JCU_Hal_asi_v2, whole genome shotgun sequence DNA encodes the following proteins:
- the LOC137297346 gene encoding uncharacterized protein, which produces MGHCLGTQGEDHHGTLSRHPRRRVSVYHGSAASCLGELHPAPSIPEDCQHGSLSGHPRRRVSVYHGGAASCLGELHPAPSTPEDCHHGTLSRHPRRRVSVYHGSAASCLVELHPAPSIPEDCQHGSLSRHPRRRVSVYHGGAASCLGELHPAPSTPEDCHHGTLSGHPRRRVSVYHGSAASCLVELHPAPSIPEDCQHGSLSRHPRRRVSVYHGGAASCLGELHPAPSTPEDCHHGTLSGHPRRRVSVYHGGAASCLGELHPAPSTPEDCQHGSLSRHPRRRVSVYHGGAASCLGELHPAPSTPEDCQHGSLSRHPRRRVSVYHGGAASCLGELHPAPSTPEDCHHGTLSGHPRRRVSVYHGSAASCLGELHPAPSIPEDCQHGSLSRHPRRRVSVYHGGAASCLGELHPAPSTPEDCHHGTLSRHPRRRVSVYHGSAASCLVELHPAPSIPEDCHHGTLSGHPRRRVSVYHRSAASCLVELHPAPSTPEDWSHGLLPQHIGWTVSVHLTPAASSPGAFHPAQILPEDL; this is translated from the exons atGGGTCACTGTCTCGGCACCCAAggcgaaga ccatcatggaacactgtctcggcacccaaggcgaagagtcagtgtgtaTCATGGAagtgctgccagctgtctaggagagcttcatccagccccaagcatcccagaggactg ccaacatGGGTCACTGTCTGGGCACCCAAggcgaagagtcagtgtgtaccatggaggtgctgccagctgtctaggagagcttcatccagccccaagcaccccagaggactg ccatcatggaacactgtctcggcacccaaggcgaagagtcagtgtgtaTCATGGAagtgctgccagctgtctagtggagcttcatccagccccaagcatcccagaggactg ccaacatGGGTCACTGTCTCGGCACCCAAggcgaagagtcagtgtgtaccatggaggtgctgccagctgtctaggagagcttcatccagctccaagcaccccagaggactg ccatcatggaacactgtctgggcacccaaggcgaagagtcagtgtgtaTCATGGAagtgctgccagctgtctagtggagcttcatccagccccaagcatcccagaggactg ccaacatGGGTCACTGTCTCGGCACCCAAggcgaagagtcagtgtgtaccatggaggtgctgccagctgtctaggagagcttcatccagctccaagcaccccagaggactg ccatcatggaacactgtctgggcacccaaggcgaagagtcagtgtgtatcatggaggtgctgccagctgtctaggagagcttcatccagccccaagcaccccagaggactg ccaacatGGGTCACTGTCTCGGCACCCAAggcgaagagtcagtgtgtaccatggaggtgctgccagctgtctaggagagcttcatccagctccaagcaccccagaggactg ccaacatGGGTCACTGTCTCGGCACCCAAGGCGACgagtcagtgtgtaccatggaggtgctgctagctgtctaggagagcttcatccagccccaagcaccccagaggactg ccatcatGGAACACTCTCTGGGCACCCAAggcgaagagtcagtgtgtaTCATGGAagtgctgccagctgtctaggagagcttcatccagccccaagcatcccagaggactg ccaacatGGGTCACTGTCTCGGCACCCAAggcgaagagtcagtgtgtaccatggaggtgctgccagctgtctaggagagcttcatccagctccaagcaccccagaggactg ccatcatggaacactgtctcggcacccaaggcgaagagtcagtgtgtaTCATGGAagtgctgccagctgtctagtggagcttcatccagccccaagcatcccagaggactg ccatcatggaacactgtctgggcacccaaggcgaagagtcagtgtgtaTCATAGAagtgctgccagctgtctagtggagcttcatccagccccaagcaccccagaggactg GTCACATGGGCTGCTCCCTCAGCACATCGGGTGGACAGTCAGTGTGCACCTTACACCTGCTGCCAGCAGTCCAGGAGCATTTCATCCAGCCCAAATCCTCCCAGAAGActtgtag